The genomic interval cattttGCGTCAGTTTTCCCTTCTCCTTATGAACAAACAACCTActctttaatgaaaacttaagattcagttttttttttctgtcaaTCTGACTCTTAAACAGGAAGTGAGGGCCACTTAATCTATCATGTTGTTAATTGAAAACACAACATGAGACCCTGTCTCTATTTATTTGTCGAAATCCCAAAAGTGATAAGTGAGCCCTAATCGATGGTTGGCCTATTGGCTATGTATACCCCAACATAAAAGAACCACAATGCAATGTGTTTTAAAGAAAGGGGTGACATAACTTGTTTAGACTTGTTTGATGGAATTCAGGAATATAAAAGGGAGAGAGAACCATCAtagcattatatatatagtgaaagGTTGCTCGATCGAACATGACTACATGAGTTGTACGTTTGCTACTTGCTTGTGAATGAAGTAATATATTTGTTTGTGTGGAAGTGTTTTCTATTGTCGACTGGATCCCTATTGTCTCCTATAAGTTCGTATCAGAATTTTAGTATATTCAGTAAAATCAAACCTTCATGAACGAATAGTTCAAGTGCATTGTGAATTCTTTCACTTACTTCTAATAAACTAGTCATCTACATACACGTTGTGAGGATTTGGAGGTTTCAAAAGGAGCTCATGAAATGAAATTCTCTGATATGAAATTTCTGGTGACATCATATCCTGAAAAGACCAATACCATAGCTATGGAAGTATGGAACAAGCAGTAGTTCTTATCTTGAGCAATCAACATAGAAACATGACGCCTGTTACAGAACCTCCAGTTCTTCAGTCGGCCATTTATGTCTACACAGCCCCACGCCCCCACACCTTCACCTAACCCTGAAACAAAGTCCcaaaatttatttcttttctttcttctggtTGCTCTTTATCTTTCTTCTTTGCATGCCCTTTCGGCCTTTTCGTTCTATCAACACCTTTGGTGACTCTGAGTCAGAAACACACCTCCTGAAGACCCGTTCAAATCTGTGTTCTACCTCGTTTAGAGACTATTACCCCATGTTACCATATTTAATTTAGCTCAGAAGTTTCACAGCCAACAGCAAAATCTAAAGGCACATGATCCAGTCCTTTAGAGCTGCATTTACTTCTTCATGTTTCCACATTCCCTCGTTGTTTTGCACCTGATTTTCCTACCATAATAACTTCACTCATACCGAACATAATCCAaggaaaacagaaaacaaagatATATAGCTTTAGCTGTGTTTCTATTTATACTGCATTCTTAACTACATATTCTTTGTAGTTTATACCATTCTTAAACCAGCTCGATCCTCTTCCTTCTTTCTCTTATATTTGGTGAAATGGGGAAACAACGTGATCGTGTTGTGGTTGTGATATGGTTGCTGCTTTTAGTCATGCTCATCTTTCTggttggaaacactcaaagCTCTCGAGCCCTACTTCTAGATGAGAGTACTAACCAAGTTGTGTTGAAGAAGAAGCCCAACAACAGCAACAACTCTGATGAGAATTCATCGTCGGTGATGCACCGTAGTTTCTTCGCATTCTTGCCAAAGTCGACTCCTATCCCACCATCGGGTCCTTCAAGGGAGCACAACGGTATTGGCTTACAGAGCTCTTCACAGCTCTCACCTTGAAGATCAGTATTCTTCTCATACATAATTCATACCTTATCATTATTTGCTTCATCTATAGCTGGCTTCGGATCATATTTCTTCATCATGATCCTATTGATGATAGGGTAATGTACATGGTTTATGGTAATGGATACGTAATTTCCCCACAATAGTTACTttgtctttgaaatttcatagaGCTTGCTAAGGATCTTTCATGAATGTAGTAGTGAAACATATAGGGAACACTTCTGAGACTGTATGAATACTCAGACCGAAAGCTGATGCTTCTGTACGTAAATTGTCTGTTTCCATCTTGCAGAAATAGTACTAAATATTTATTGGAAAATTAAATATCGAATCGTATCAAGACCTGTGTAATAAATATGTAAAGTGCCTATATTTTGCTGCTCTTATTGAATTCATGTACCATTGGCACTGCTGCATATTCTAAAGATTGAGTGAAAGCAAATCCATCCAAAATCTATTGAAAAGAGTGATTGAGGTGATCTTAAATTAAACTACTCACAATTGGTGGCATGTCATGATCTCGCTGTATGTCATTCGATTATCTGATTTGAGTGTATAAATTATATGATACGATTTGTAAACTGCCTTACCACGTTTATCTTGGGGTTCTTATCACAGTTAGTATCTGAAATTTATGTGGTCGGTAAATTTAGTCGGAAGACTCTTAAAGTGATCAACCAACCCTACTTCTATGAGTTAAATGTTATATATCAAACGAAGCCTTGCTTATTCTTTGGAAGGGAGATGCATTTTCAAAGAGTAAACTAGATATACGTGGGAAAGAAATGAAGCATTGCAGAGGTCGATCTATCGTGTAATGTTTGGAGTTTCTTCCATTTGCAAATTGCAACGTTTCATTTTCAAAAACACAAGGGAAGACAATATATCCAATTTCGCTTGACTtgtaatgcaaaagatatgcatcGATCATAAATTCAAGTACACTGGAGTCTCTTCCAGTTACACAAAGACGAGCATTGAAGTCTAATTTGGTGACTGCGTTTTTGGATAACCAACAATATAAGATAGTTGCTATAGCAGGTTAGTTAAGCCATTCACATCATGCATTAAATTCAAACCAACCATGGaatgaaagaaagagagagtcaTGTGAGACCTTGAAATATTAGTTAGAGTAAGAACTCGTGATCGCCGTCATTTTTCAAATGCAATAGGTCCAAGGTTGTGACCCCTTCAGGATTTATTTGAAGCTTGACGCCTTGAAGTGACTGTAGCATTCTGACCAATTTTCACTTTTCACTCTCCATGAAATTTTGGTTGTCGGTAGAGGTTAGCAAACTCGCTTTATTCTATAGCTAAACAtatattttaagaaaaaagagTTTTCCTACTGGGTCATCTATTTGTTattaaaattgaattgctATCGATTTGAAGAAAAAGACGTGTAACTTGGGTGCCGTCAAACTGGTATCATTCTCCTCAGGTTTTTGCCTCCAGAGTTTGAGAAACTTTGACCTCCAAATCCTAAGGAGACTGTCAAACTGGTTGTCTAGCACTGTTGTCTTGCTAGTGATTCTGTGTGCATAGGACTGCAGGCATAGCCACTCCTGTAGTGAAGACTGATTCTTTCTTTGTACGAGGACTCAAAAATtgcccatatttttgggatatAGCTTGCTCATCTTTCTAAGTTCTACCTTAACCTTCACGTTTTCTTCTTACATGAAAGGAAGTTCAGGGCTTTTCACTGTGATGCTCTGTTAACTTTAAGCAATATAATGTCTCAATTTGCAGCAAGTTTAGAATACATGTCACCTTATCAAATAGATTATACAAGTGCTAACAGTAAAAACAAAACCCTACAATTatattgacaagaaagaataATTAAGGGGCAAGTGAAAGCAACAACTTTCTTTGGCTGAATTTGTCTCATAAATAAAGAGTTTATATACACTACAAGACAACCGGTGATGAAGGGTAGAAACCCAGaaataaattttgaaaaaata from Argentina anserina chromosome 2, drPotAnse1.1, whole genome shotgun sequence carries:
- the LOC126783985 gene encoding protein IDA-LIKE 2-like is translated as MGKQRDRVVVVIWLLLLVMLIFLVGNTQSSRALLLDESTNQVVLKKKPNNSNNSDENSSSVMHRSFFAFLPKSTPIPPSGPSREHNGIGLQSSSQLSP